In the Podospora bellae-mahoneyi strain CBS 112042 chromosome 4, whole genome shotgun sequence genome, one interval contains:
- a CDS encoding hypothetical protein (EggNog:ENOG503P145) produces the protein MGYTSRGEETAIQLTTLSSQSNNNDDQNEDIMRVVNRPASQRSKASVTSLHVFPLRTVTRENLKGLCAALWDWDMCPGCLEDKTCQNPTSCPWSQRSDRLMPFFDIYRRLTRGYVPEDFVQDSQAAALSCHEDLFELITKLRVYGRDTSREAFRKFVFEERGVPRGDQDRAIDLALRIMTMTSPQPSMEDELHSRVHNHTDLGSDPFKIEETFPVRVHPSLQETDRHAHAVKKGLQAHNLVQKAGLKLEKTDDLREHLKLDESQGVVKIFSWTSLLKENLLLPFTAHDRQDNTCAPPPLPRPLALETLHTLHLLFPPSSPKSQSLLRSLVSKSGFDPDILRFKTSGLSAFELGPEEREKVIKFGVWGSRLMDLYDEIENPKPRSGLDIWLERRSKSRHVMMATIAGVMAAVVLGVLGLGVGVFQAWISWQTWELEREQLERGG, from the exons ATGGGGTATACTTCACGCGGCGAAGAGACAGCCATCCAACTCACAACCTTGTCCTCCCAATCAAACAATAACGACGACCAGAACGAAGACATCATGAGGGTAGTCAACAGACCCGCCTCTCAGCGTTCCAAAGCTTCCGTCACCAGTTTACACGTTTTCCCGCTTCGAACTGTAACTCGGGAGAATCTCAAGGGGTTATGTGCTGCGCTCTGGGACTGGGATATGTGCCCTGGCTGTTTGGAGGACAAAACCTGCCAAAACCCGACATCATGCCCCTGGTCTCAGCGAAGCGATAGGTTAATGCCATTTTTCGACATCTACCGACGGCTTACACGGGGTTACGTACCCGAGGACTTTGTACAGGACAGCCAAGCGGCGGCGTTGTCTTGCCATGAGGATCTGTTCGAGCTGATCACGAAACTGCGAGTCTACGGGCGGGATACCAGCAGGGAGGCCTTTCGGAAGTTTGTTTTCGAGGAGAGGGGTGTGCCGAGGGGAGATCAGGATAGGGCTATTGATCTCGCGTTGCGCATCATGACGATGACCAGTCCGCAACCCTCGATGGAGGACGAGCTTCACAGCAGGGTTCATAATCATACCGACTTAGGATCCGACCCGttcaagattgaggagacTTTTCCGGTTCGGGTCCACCCTTCCCTTCAGGAAACCGACCGGCACGCGCATGCTGTCAAGAAGGGGCTGCAGGCTCACAACTTGGTCCAGAAAGCGGGTTTGAAGTTGGAAAAGACTGATGACCTGCGCGAGCACCTCAAACTGGATGAATCACAAGGCGTGGTGAAGATCTTTTCCTGGACCTCACTCCTCAAagaaaacctcctcctccccttcaccgcTCACGACAGACAAGATAACACCTgcgccccccctcctctcccccgccccctaGCCCTCGAAACCCTCCACAcgctccacctcctcttccccccctcctcccccaaatcccaaTCCCTTCTCCGATCCCTAGTCTCCAAGTCGGGCTTCGACCCGGATATCCTCCGGTTCAAAACATCCGGCCTCTCGGCATTTGAACTCGGGCcggaagagagggaaaaagTGATAAAATTTGGTGTCTGGGGGTCGAGGCTGATGGATCTGTACGACGAGATTGAGAACCCGAAGCCGAGGTCGGGGCTGGATATTTGGCttgagaggaggagcaagagcagGCATGTGATGATGGCTACTATTGCGGGGGttatggcggcggtggtgttgggggttttggggttgggggtgggggtttttCAGGCTTG GATTTCGTGGCAGACGTGGGAGTTAGAGAGGGAACAattggagagggggggttag
- a CDS encoding hypothetical protein (COG:T; EggNog:ENOG503P0ZD): protein MGDSGNGWQTVMPTTHSSIQRLCRDAWAELEACERQILNEWERTHTHWSGIGKHTPLDDHTEAKRLHTRFKLANDTPLGTGSFGVVQKVVYANNGRTICLARKQVRPPHRRFPISLLREEARVMEKLDHDHIVKLVGTYCISSNLYLLLWPVAVCNLDCLFNDIDHLKSGEGDREDIIKRLHTLDLHNLSAVDKRSQPNTGTCPLKYLQQAMGCVARAVAYCHQEKIRHLDLKPSNILLNPGRVYIADFGIAKDVGERDHTMTRGPAGTPKWRAPELNQVQCDWSMQAAEVYSLGLVLLNIATVIHGGDLADFDEIIADLTLRGRDDKINAYLPKLQRLALATQEVQDVNAFTFAPKHTLHLVSQMLHLDAERRPSIFQVDAELIDLGGVEQVYHSHCCKKSARFVTDRINTRIRALVDERDRLKADHMNMAKRLEVLEAKDDTYESRILKERNAQAENVARLQDLLKKEQSECKRLTAQLAEFQQTYKRQPRPTLPRPASDPAHGGLMMRMRPRTHPIPNDPAAPLSPPVKTQTKLAAPTAVPGSKLTYSQTAAGAVSSKPASPHLVAAAVPKAMSPHLLPRRDSLNPTMIPRRDSMNRLANTPSPGAATPGSPNPELAGYTLRSRNSGSRLPQPVNPATPIRAGTPILNRDPSSTDSTTYSMNSSVFSRLESSKHSLAETSAAGTPAIGTPALNQERKNSHTAESYEHVDHGGSEEDQTVEMRYGLGITGMVRRESVSTRRNSILDSASVASSNIAATASMGSPHPSSSALSSPRAAHAHLDGHRSSMFKVPSMPTHQSWADVARKERR, encoded by the exons ATGGGTGATTCTGGCAATGGCTGGCAAACGGTGAtgcccaccacccactccagTATACAGCGCCTTTGCCGCGACGCCTGGGCCGAGCTAGAAGCATGCGAACGACAGATTCTCAACGAGTGGGAGAGAACACATACACATTGGTCTGGAAT TGGCAAACACACACCTTTGGACGACCATACCGAAGCCAAGAGACTACACACTCGATTCAAACTCGCCAACGATACGCCGCTGGGAACCGGGAGCTTTGGAGTGGTGCAAAAGGTCGTCTACGCCAACAACGGTCGCACGATATGCCTGGCGAGGAAACAAGTGAGGCCGCCACATCGGCGCTTCCCAATATCACTGCTGCGGGAGGAGGCCAGGGTGATGGAAAAGCTGGACCATGATCACATCGTCAAGCTGGTTGGCACCTACTGCATTTCTAGCAATCTCTACCTGCTACTCTGGCCCGTCGCCGTGTGCAACCTGGATTGCCTGTTCAACGACATTGACCATCTCAAGTCGGGCGAAGGCGACCGCGAAGATATTATCAAACGCCTGCATACCCTTGACCTACATAACCTGAGCGCGGTGGATAAAAGAAGCCAGCCAAACACAGGAACATGCCCTCTGAAATACCTACAACAAGCGATGGGATGCGTTGCGCGAGCCGTCGCATACTGCCACCAGGAAAAGATCCGCCACCTCGACCTAAAACCTTCCAACATCCTGTTGAACCCCGGACGTGTCTACATCGCCGACTTTGGCATCGCAAAAGACGTGGGCGAACGAGATCACACAATGACCCGAGGACCTGCCGGAACCCCAAAATGGAGAGCCCCTGAACTCAACCAAGTGCAGTGCGACTGGTCCATGCAGGCGGCTGAAGTTTACTCGCTCGGCCTTGTCTTGCTGAACATCGCCACCGTTATCCATGGAGGGGACCTGGCTGATTTTGACGAAATTATTGCTGATCTAACGCTTCGAGGTCGCGATGACAAGATCAACGCCTACCTTCCTAAACTGCAGCGTTTGGCTCTGGCGACTCAGGAGGTCCAAGATGTCAACGCCTTCACCTTTGCACCAAAGCACACTCTGCACTTGGTGTCACAAATGCTCCATCTCGATGCCGAACGCCGACCATCCATTTTCCAGGTGGATGCTGAACTTATTGACCTGGGCGGCGTGGAACAAGTCTACCATTCGCATTGCTGCAAGAAGAGTGCCCGCTTTGTGACTGATCGGATCAACACCAGGATCAGGGCTCTTGTTGACGAACGCGATCGCCTGAAAGCTGATCACATGAATATGGCCAAGCGCTTGGAGGTTCTGGAGGCCAAGGACGATACCTACGAGTCCCGGATTCTGAAAGAGCGAAACGCCCAGGCCGAGAACGTTGCCCGGCTCCAGGATCTTCTCAAGAAGGAACAAAGTGAATGCAAGCGCCTCACAGCACAACTTGCAGAATTCCAGCAAACGTACAAACGCCAACCGcgaccaaccctcccccgaccTGCCTCAGATCCAGCTCACGGTGGCCTCATGATGCGAATGCGACCACGTACACATCCCATTCCCAATGATCCTGCAGCACCTTTGTCGCCTCCGGTTAAAACGCAGACAAAGCTTGCAGCACCAACTGCTGTCCCTGGATCCAAGCTCACCTACTCGCAAACGGCCGCAGGCGCCGTCTCTTCCAAGCCTGCATCTCCCCATTTGGTAGCTGCCGCTGTCCCAAAGGCAATGTCTCCTCATCTACTGCCCCGACGAGATTCTCTCAATCCCACCATGATACCCCGTCGTGATTCGATGAATCGCCTCGCAAACACACCTTCGCCTGGCGCGGCCACTCCCGGTAGTCCGAACCCAGAGCTTGCAGGCTACACCCTTCGTTCTCGGAATTCTGGCTCTCGTCTACCCCAACCTGTCAACCCTGCCACACCCATCCGTGCCGgaacccccatcctcaaccgtGACCCGTCATCGACAGACAGCACAACATACAGCATGAACAGTTCGGTCTTCAGTCGCCTCGAAAGCTCCAAGCATTCACTCGCCGAGACGAGTGCTGCAGGAACCCCAGCCATCGGTACTCCGGCCCTGAATCAGGAGAGAAAGAACTCGCACACCGCAGAGTCATACGAGCATGTTGACCATGGAGGCTCGGAAGAGGACCAAACAGTAGAAATGAGGTATGGTCTTGGTATCACTGGTATGGTGCGGAGGGAGAGTGTTAGTACCAGGAGGAATAGCATCCTGGACAGTGCCAGTGTTGCCAGCTCCAACATTGCTGCTACCGCGAGCATGGGTAGCCCTCACCCCAGCAGTTCGGCCCTTTCATCGCCGCGGGCGGCGCACGCGCATCTTGACGGCCACAGGTCTTCAATGTTCAAGGTGCCTTCGATGCCAACACATCAAAGCTGGGCCGATGTCGCGAGAAAGGAGAGAAGAtag
- a CDS encoding hypothetical protein (EggNog:ENOG503P39Q; COG:S) translates to MSETTTEEDEEVHPMRYSQGDLAILSAEVYNPGFSYNTSTKAQVSKKGRPAASNSDTGPRKRAKTQATETENEPEEKKRSRGRPRLDVKDVSPKDRRRTQVRLAQRAYRNRKEEAIQTLEKQVQELKEKNQEMNNAFLRLSDFATSMGFLEQLPELRHQLRLTTERFLSLAKSTTGQEGNSGQQASTSSDGSSSRDRSESAPADPQIPSTVADRPPQQQTQLYGGLMVSHESASQPTSTVSALPHDFGQSMPSSALGYEIVTHPTLTNASFPFQTAPDLTFLDQFTTPGLHCSLPAPRSYAPHEITFGRRLQRFAIEKALVLISMPDPPENRITRVFGFCLLFETPDLIKRRLARQVARNAQDTLHNWQFPFHHLGGAGTHYDVTTGITSQRIGNQGTSDVLKPANTSGFATGPFSPEVNRIRDNALDKNMRIETPGFGGDLLDPDEVEIYLQERGVIIPSGADFITAEVDPTAFDTPESGKYLFKSAPGAHPEFSSLSSPLTAGRASRPPMPSSNAFGDQPPESGWGDHMTSGGNFKIDSLGSFSQARSYTMGVPSTSHDAELRNLFAFSGGMESNGGFGEGSQHQQSPPRQRVTVDVHQFIKGMVSNATCLGRTPGFRQEHINAAFWLAVQS, encoded by the exons ATGTCTGAAACGACTAccgaggaagacgaagaggtcCACCCAATGCGGTACTCGCAAGGcgacctcgccatcctcagcGCCGAGGTCTACAACCCGGGCTTTTCCTACAACACATCTACCAAGGCACAAGTGTCAAAGAAGGGACGCCCTGCGGCATCAAATTCGGATACCGGTCCGAGGAAACGTGCAAAGACCCAGGCGACCGAGACAGAGAATGAAccagaagaaaagaagcggTCAAGAGGGCGACCGCGCCTGGACGTGAAGGATGTGTCACCCAAAGAC CGCCGAAGAACACAGGTGCGCCTCGCTCAGCGGGCCTATCGCAACCGAAAGGAAGAGGCTATTCAGACTCTCGAAAAGCAAGTCCAGGAGCTTAAGGAGAAGAACCAGGAGATGAACAATGCCTTTCTACGGCTGTCCGATTTCGCAACGAGTATGGGCTTCTTGGAGCAGTTACCAGAACTTAGACACCAGCTGCGCCTGACAACCGAGAGATTCCTGTCGCTGGCCAAAAGCACTACTGGCCAAGAAGGGAACAGCGGCCAACAGGCTTCTACTTCTAGTGACGGCTCGTCATCCCGAGACAGGTCGGAAAGCGCACCAGCCGACCCCCAGATCCCATCAACAGTCGCCGATAggccaccacaacaacaaacacaaTTGTATGGCGGGCTCATGGTCAGCCATGAATCGGCTAGCCAGCCGACCAGCACTGTGTCCGCTCTCCCCCATGACTTTGGACAGTCCATGCCGTCATCGGCTCTTGGCTACGAAATTGTCACGcacccaaccctcaccaacgcTAGCTTTCCGTTCCAGACAGCTCCAGACTTGACCTTCCTAGACCAGTTCACCACACCAGGTCTCCACTGCTCTCTCCCAGCCCCCCGGTCTTACGCCCCTCACGAGATCACATTCGGCCGAAGACTCCAACGATTCGCCATCGAGAAAGCTCTCGTCCTCATCTCCATGCCGGACCCCCCTGAGAACCGGATCACCCGTGTCTTTGGCTTTTGTCTCCTGTTCGAAACACCCGACCTCATCAAGCGCCGTCTCGCCAGACAAGTAGCCCGCAACGCGCAAGACACCCTTCACAACTGGCAGtttcccttccaccacctcggcggcgccggcACACACTACGATGTCACCACGGGAATCACCTCGCAGCGAATCGGCAACCAGGGCACAAGCGATGTTCTCAAACCAGCCAACACATCCGGCTTCGCGACCGGTCCATTCAGCCCAGAAGTGAACCGGATACGAGACAATGCCTTGGACAAAAACATGCGGATAGAAACCCCTGGATTCGGAGGGGACTTGCTCGACCCGGATGAGGTGGAGATATATCTCCAGGAAAGGGGCGTTATTATTCCTTCCGGGGCAGACTTCATCACGGCTGAGGTTGACCCAACGGCATTTGACACACCAGAGTCGGGGAAGTATCTATTTAAGAGTGCGCCGGGGGCACACCCGGAGTTTTCGTCACTTTCGAGTCCTTTGACGGCGGGGCGTGCTTCCCGACCGCCGATGCCGAGTAGTAATGCCTTTGGAGATCAGCCGCCAGAGTCAGGCTGGGGGGATCACATGACTAGCGGGGGAAACTTCAAGATTGATTCGCTGGGAAGCTTCTCACAGGCCCGTTCATACACAATGGGCGTGCCGTCAACGTCTCATGATGCTGAGTTGAGAAatttgtttgctttttcgGGGGGTATGGAGAGCaatggtggttttggggaggggtcaCAGCACCAACAGTCACCGCCGAGACAGAGGGTAACGGTTGATGTTCATCAGTTTATTAAGG GAATGGTAAGCAATGCCACCTGTTTAGGTCGAACACCTGGGTTCAGGCAGGAGCACATAAATGCAGCGTTTTGGCTGGCAGTGCAGAGTTAG
- a CDS encoding hypothetical protein (EggNog:ENOG503P4VB; COG:S) yields the protein MPLFFQPARSSRHRIACLALYKALLRTASLVPLPSITDDPSLYIPPAKPTKPTPPPIKTIIRNAFRRNKHDVSPRLITSALKNGYNALTLLSSAADPSSSPYTQIVDFLRENKKRVESLRDRRERLLDLEPSNTPIPGTVPVVLKVSKEGEPPRYIPNPARPLPRPIEQIPNGIRKPPRLDAAGTVPFLRMQKPQSRVIERIVRIKNRNRAVNTIALSELYREDDERRLRAELEDEWDGKMHQLLPLGKAGGSGGYVRELDEVVGWLGRELNREREDMIARAEAFLEIERVEEEQMKKEDRERVERGEVTEEEVFKMRTSWRRNKKGREAGRYYHEEERKRRGLPVSKKRYLEGVRKGRFTEGSDRAPLPEDVVVEDQKK from the exons ATGCCGTTGTTTTTTCAACCCGCCCGCTCGTCGCGGCATAGGATAGCAT GCCTCGCCCTCTAcaaagccctcctccgcaccgcctccctcgtccccctcccctccatcactgACGACCCGTCGCTGTACATCCCCCCAGCGAAACCAACCAAGcccacacctcccccgaTAAAGACCATAATCCGCAACGCTTTCAGACGTAACAAGCACGATGTCTCCCCCCGGCTGATCACCTCGGCCCTTAAAAACGGGTACAACGCCCTGACTCTGCTCTCCTCCGCTGCCGACCCTTCGTCTTCCCCGTATACCCAAATTGTGGACTTTCtgagagaaaacaaaaaacggGTGGAATCCCTCCGCGACAGGAGGGAACGTCTCCTTGATCTGGAGCCGAGTAATACCCCGATCCCGGGGACGGTTCCAGTCGTGCTGAAGGTGTCGAAAGAGGGGGAGCCACCTAGATACATCCCCAACCCTGCCCGTCCGTTACCACGACCGATAGAGCAAATTCCAAACGGGATACGGAAACCGCCACGGTTGGACGCCGCGGGGACGGTGCCGTTTCTTAGGATGCAGAAACCGCAATCTAGGGTTATCGAGAGGATTGTGAGGATTAAGAATAGGAACAGGGCTGTTAATACCATTGCGTTGTCTGAGCTTTAcagggaggatgatgagcggaggttgagggctgagttggaggatgagtGGGATGGGAAGATGCACCAGCTGCTTCCGTTGGGGAAGGCGGGCGGGTCGGGGGGGTAtgtgagggagttggatgaggttgttggctggctggggagggagttgaatagggagagggaggatatGATTGCTAGGGCGGAGGCGTTTTTGGAGATTGaacgggtggaggaggagcagatgAAAAAGGAGGATAGGGAgcgggtggagaggggggaggtgacggaggaggaggtgttcaagatgaggacgagctggaggaggaataagaaggggagggaggcgggaaGGTATTatcatgaggaggagaggaagaggagggggttacCGGTTAGTAAGAAGAGGtatttggagggggtgaggaaggggaggtttaCGGAGGGGAGTGATAGGGCTCCGCTGCCGGAGGATGTGGTAGTAGAAGACCAGAAGAAGTGA
- the MMS2 gene encoding E2 ubiquitin-conjugating protein mms2 (COG:O; EggNog:ENOG503P28S; BUSCO:EOG09264UD3), which produces MAVAQVPRNFKLLAELEKGEKGMGAGACSYGLEDPEDIFMTHWRGTIWGPPHGHHENRIYELKMECGPNYPKEPPVIHFVSQINLPGVSPTDGKVDPNAVAILRDWTRIATELAKNPRPKEDPLSLEAALIAIRKYMDEHKKLPQPPEGSKYAVYK; this is translated from the exons atggcGGTAGCTCAGGTTCCCAGGAACTTTAAGCTCCTcgccgagctggagaagggcgAGAAGGGCATGGGCGCGG GTGCTTGCTCATATGGCCTCGAAGACCCCGAAGATATCTTCATGACCCACTGGAGAGGCACCATCTGGGGCCCTCCTCAT GGACACCACGAGAACCGCATCTACGAACTTAAGATGGAGTGCGGCCCAAACTACCCCAAGGAGCCACCCGTCATCCACTTCGTCAGCCAGATCAACCTGCCCGGTGTCAGCCCAACAGACGGCAAGGTCGACCCCAACGCCGTGGCTATTCTCCGCGACTGGACCCGCATTGCTACCGAGTTGGCCAAGAACCCAAGGCCCAAGGAAGACCCTTTGAGTTTGGAGGCTGCTCTTATTGCGATCAGGAA ATATATGGACGAACATAAGAAGCTGCCCCAGCCCCCTGAGGGCTCCAAGTATGCCGTCTACAAATAG